The Triticum aestivum cultivar Chinese Spring chromosome 4B, IWGSC CS RefSeq v2.1, whole genome shotgun sequence sequence CGGGACGGAGCGGGATGAGGCGGCGGatctcggcagcggcagcggcttcCGGCGAGTGCGGCGCGTCggttgagggagagagaggccggggTCTCGCCTTTTAAAGGCGAAGGGGAAGCGCGTGGCTTGGAGCAGGGGACAGGCAGAGGCGGCGGTGGGAGTCCCGCACGGACACGGGCGTCGGCGGCGATTCCATGGTGGAGGCGTACTCCGCCAGAGTCGGGGACGGGCACGGGCGCgctgggccgctgctgggctgAGTCGGCTGGCCTggcgcggggagagagagagagagagagagagagagtagtgctgggcttcggcctggcactgttcgaaGAGTTCTTTTTTTTAACAAATTTTCAGAGAActaaaatattaaaaacaaaataactaaatatattatataggcatataatatatcaaaatttgcagaaaaagatttcctactgcatgaacatttttctagcatcaaataaaatccacaaaattttaaataaagcaaagagtgcttctgctctaataaaatcaaataaaaaacattaaaaaaataccaaaatgatttcaaatttatttctctccaattttttgttgtagggaatcattttaccctattttccatatattttatttttggggaaaaataatttgagtaaaatccaaataactccaaatttgaaaataatttcaaagggacttgaATTTGATccctttaaacttccaactcatatttcatatgtcctgaagaagtcattttatcgtctctcatgaaaatcattgagttgcttaaagtttctgaatttgaaatattttcaaatgaaattcaaatcttttcaaaacccttttgatttatttaaatggaagaagtcatgtcatcttctctccagggttttgtatttgaaaggaatttgaattcaaggagatcatgaaagcaagatgaaagtttgggaatgtccttttattccctctcaattaactttcaaaagtttcaaatttcactcaacttcacccaatcaatcaaacaatcaatcgaaactatctatttaatataacattccaaaatttagaattttgggatgttacagcttttGAGCTGTCAATTAAGGAACATCAGTTAACTTGGTGTATGTTCTTTCTTGGAGTGTAGTTGGATACAAAACAGGTGTTTCTTCTTAGATCTAGAGGAGAATACAATTTTGCATGGATCAAATTCAAGTACATNNNNNNNNNNNNNNNNNNNNNNNNNNNNNNNNNNNNNNNNNNNNNNNNNNNNNNNNNNNNNNNNNNNNNNNNNNNNNNNNNNNNNNNNNNNNNNNNNNNNNNNNNNNNNNNNNNNNNNNNNNNNNNNNNNNNNNNNNNNNNNNNNNNNNNNNNNNNNNNNNNNNNNNNNNNNNNNNNNNNNNNNNNNNNNNNNNNNNNNNNNNNNNNNNNNNNNNNNNNNNNNNNNNNNNNNNNNNNNNNNNNNNNNNNNNNNNNNNNNNNNNNNNNNNNNNNNNNNNNNNNNNNNNNNNNNNNNNNNNNNNNNNNNNNNNNNNNNNNNNNNNNNNNNNNNNNNNNNNNNNNNNNNNNNNNNNNNNNNNNNNNNNNNNNNNNNNNNNNNNNNNNNNNNNNNNNNNNNNNNNNNNNNNNNNNNNNNNNNNNNNNNNNNNNNNNNNNNNNNNNNNNNNNNNNNNNNNNNNNNTGCTTTATGTAGTTTTCCTATTGTTAGTACCATAGTAAATCTATCTGTTTATCTTTGTATGCCCATTCAGGCACTCACCAGGAAAGCATCTTATGTCTACAAATATTACTTTTTGTATCTTATGTACTTGTGAAATGATGTTCGCCCTTCAAACTTTTCTGATCTATTTTCCTTCCACCCATACAGTATACTGCACAGGAACTTGTTCTATGGTATTATCCCTAGAGAGATGGTAGATTTACGAGAGCTGAAGGTGTTGGATCTGGGGTACAATAACTTAAATGGATCAATTCCATCAGAGCTAATAAACATTTTATCCCTGGAATTTATGTGCGTGCGAACTTTGATATATGTTTTTTTTCATTTACGTCGAACTTCAAAACTTGACTGACCTTACTATTTGAATTGCAGCTTTCTTAAAAGAAACAAACTTTATGGTGATTTACCTCTTGAACTAAATGAGCTCATCAGTCTGTGTGAGTCTCAGGTTCGGCACGGCAGGACTTTCTCAAATAGGATGCCCGCTGCAAGGTTTGTCTAGGTTTTCTTCTACATGCATATGTGAGAGTTAAACTCGTGATTATGCAAGGCTTGAgttaaattttcaaatcaaacagGGATTTGAGCAAGCTTGATTTTGGTTAAAAAATCCCACCCTGTTCCTGCAGTCACATGTATGTTAATGATATctgaaatatttcagaattatCTGTTTTGACTCAAGAAATATCAGACTTCTTTTGGGAACATTTCCTCCACAAAATGGTAAATTATATCCGAGTTGGCATCCCTGAAACCCAGCCCAAATCCCCACATATAACCTCACTCTGGACAAACCCTAGACCCAAATCTCTAGACAATGCCATGTTGAAAGATAGGCTCGCGAAGATTCGGCTCAAGAATTCCTGAGGGTACTTCTGTCTTTATCATATTTGTTCTCACACCTTGGGCATTGTGTTTTCCTGCCGCAATGCACGGGTCGACCCGCAGTCCTCATATTAAGTGAACCACAAGGGGTACATGCgagagaaaagaaaaataaacccaacCACCAGCATGACTCTTCCTCTTGATCCCATCTGGACTTTAGTATTCTCGGGATATATCTGATTATGATGATGTTCCGTACTGCTTTGGAGCCGACAACTTTTTGGACTGCTCGATGTTTATAACCAATGAGACTACATTTTTGGTTCTTATCTCGAGGCTGGAGCTATCACTATGACTGAAATTTTATTTTCACCAAAGTAAATTTATATGGTCATCAAAAACCAACGCCGGGCCAACACTTGTCCGCAATTTGCAATTTTTATTACAGTATGCGTAAGCCAATGGTCAGCCATTGTTGTTTTAGTTAGGAAATGTAGAAAATGTGTTCATGATTTATGTAGATTGGTCAGTCCCTTCAAACAGTATTCGATCTTAAGCGGACAATCTAACTATATGTTTCCTTATAGAAAATTAACTATATGTTCCATGAATTGACTGATTAGTTTGGCCAGATCATATTAAACTAGGTCTTGATTTGAAGGTCCAGTTAGGGCAGCTGGTGCGGGTTTGTTTGTTGTAATACTAACTATGCTATTTAGACAGAGACATGTCATCTTTCTCATTCCTTGACATTTTCCTTTGCTGCCAAGTTTTTTCATTTTAGGTTGTGGAAAAACGGATGTAGCATTCCTTCTACAAGTTGTCATGAGCTGGGACATAGAAGAAGAGAACCGACGAGAAGTTGCACAGCGGTTCGCTCTGGTGTAGCTGCCAATGGCGTTGTGCAAAGTGTAGATTGCAGGCTAGATGCGTACGAGTCCGTCCCTATGTCCACGATGTCGAAGCATAGAAAATCAAGTCAATTAGATAATATATCTGGCTATGAAAGTTGTCTTTTGTGTATGCAGTTTTGCCATTATTTTGTAAAAGCTTTTAGTTTTTAATAATGTAATTGTCTTACTAATAACACTTTTAATCAATTCGTGCCAAGGCTAATAGCCAAGTTATGCACAAACTGTTCATGTTTCTTTAATGACTGCTATTGTTAGAAGATTTTTTTTCACCATTTAAGTAATACCGATCCCACTTTCAGTTATGTATGCAAAGGCCGGTAGCAAGGTAATGACTGCTCCTTGCTGGTCCGATATTTCCTATTTCCAGGCTTTATCTCATTCTGCTTTTCGCACCA is a genomic window containing:
- the LOC123091592 gene encoding probable LRR receptor-like serine/threonine-protein kinase At1g63430 isoform X4, with translation MLLLVFLHTSAPARLPWRHIQHLQECNFLSHYRGLKLSNLGLKGMLSPEIGQLNNMHFLILHRNLFYGIIPREMVDLRELKVLDLGYNNLNGSIPSELINILSLEFIFLKRNKLYGDLPLELNELISLCESQVRHGRTFSNRMPAASFFILGCGKTDVAFLLQVVMSWDIEEENRREVAQRFALV
- the LOC123091592 gene encoding probably inactive leucine-rich repeat receptor-like protein kinase At5g58150 isoform X1, whose protein sequence is MLLLVFLHTSAPARLPWRHIQHLQECNFLSHYRGLKLSNLGLKGMLSPEIGQLNNMHFLILHRNLFYGIIPREMVDLRELKVLDLGYNNLNGSIPSELINILSLEFIFLKRNKLYGDLPLELNELISLCESQVRHGRTFSNRMPAARLWKNGCSIPSTSCHELGHRRREPTRSCTAVRSGVAANGVVQSVDCRLDAYESVPMSTMSKHRKSSQLDNISGYESCLLCMQFCHYFVKAFSF
- the LOC123091592 gene encoding leucine-rich repeat receptor-like serine/threonine-protein kinase BAM3 isoform X2, which produces MELQAGGTWVKHLKLSNLGLKGMLSPEIGQLNNMHFLILHRNLFYGIIPREMVDLRELKVLDLGYNNLNGSIPSELINILSLEFIFLKRNKLYGDLPLELNELISLCESQVRHGRTFSNRMPAARLWKNGCSIPSTSCHELGHRRREPTRSCTAVRSGVAANGVVQSVDCRLDAYESVPMSTMSKHRKSSQLDNISGYESCLLCMQFCHYFVKAFSF
- the LOC123091592 gene encoding uncharacterized protein isoform X3, with product MLLLVFLHTSAPARLPWRHIQHLQECNFLSHYRGLKLSNLGLKGMLSPEIGQLNNMHFLFLKRNKLYGDLPLELNELISLCESQVRHGRTFSNRMPAARLWKNGCSIPSTSCHELGHRRREPTRSCTAVRSGVAANGVVQSVDCRLDAYESVPMSTMSKHRKSSQLDNISGYESCLLCMQFCHYFVKAFSF
- the LOC123091592 gene encoding uncharacterized protein isoform X5 gives rise to the protein MELQAGGTWVKHLKLSNLGLKGMLSPEIGQLNNMHFLFLKRNKLYGDLPLELNELISLCESQVRHGRTFSNRMPAARLWKNGCSIPSTSCHELGHRRREPTRSCTAVRSGVAANGVVQSVDCRLDAYESVPMSTMSKHRKSSQLDNISGYESCLLCMQFCHYFVKAFSF